The Bubalus kerabau isolate K-KA32 ecotype Philippines breed swamp buffalo chromosome 12, PCC_UOA_SB_1v2, whole genome shotgun sequence region ttcttgtctggagaatcccagggatggggagcctggtgggctgctgtctatggggtcgcacagagtcggacacgactgaagcgactcagcagcagtagcagcaagggtATAGTCTCATTGGTGGGAACCTGAACATCTAGGGGTCTGTATTATGGTAAAGGCTTGTGTTCTGAACGGTATCAGTGAGTGGCCAGAGTAGACACGGCAGGTgggaaaatcaataaaactatcATTCTAGCCGTAAGTTCTACGAATCAGGGGAATCATTTGGCACTCCTCAAACTCACttatgagataaaaataaattaaaaaaaagaggagtgGAGTAAGGCAGCCACCCAGTTTCATTTGGAGCCAACAGACTCATTCTGATACCAAATCAAACTCCATGTGGGAGTACCTTCCAATTTTGGgcatttctgttttgaaaatggtTTTCAGTGATTCTGTGGCCTTGCAGCACTAAGAGGGGTTACCACTGATGCTGTACCACTtcggaaggctgctgctgctgctaagtcgcttcagttgtgtctgactctgtgcgaccccatagacggcagaccccatagaccgcccctgggattctccaggcaagaacactggagtgggttgccatttccttctccaatgcaggaaagtgaaaagtgaaagggaagtcgctcagtggtgtctgactcttcgtgaccccacagactgcagcccaccaggctcctccatccatgggattttccaggcaagagtgctggagtggggtgccattgccttctccccttctgaaggCTAGCTAGAGGCaaatccaaaacaaaaccaaatgaagcaaaataaaaataatttcagcagGTGCTGTATTCATGGTGTAAATACTGCAATCAGGTGTATTCCAAGCTACCAAAGGTTAACTGCTGTGCAGAATTCCTAAATATTTAACAATCAGTGAGCTTGTAtgtgacttgcctggtggctcagcggtaaagaatccacctgcaatgcagcagacacaggagatccaggtctgaaccctgggttgggaagatgccctggaggagggcatggcaacccactccagtattcttgcctggagaatcccatggactggacctgagccatagggtcacaaagaattggacacgactataGCAACTGATCACGCATGCATGAGCCTGTATGAGCTGGTTCCATCACATCACCAGAGGTGGCAGTcaccttattcttttttataccctcttggaaggcagaaaTAGTTAACTGCAAAATCTGCTTCTCAACTCTGGTTCCAATGCACAATTTTGAGTCTGTCCATTCACAGACATGGTGATGTTGTTTAAAAGAATGTCAAGccattatataataatttttacaCAATATACATTCCTTTAGATGAAACACAACTGTAATTGAAACAATCCTCCCCTGCCACAATTCTttacacacaaacatgcacacaatTTGAAGAAGGCATACTGGTTTTTCGTGCTTGTTTTGCTATAATCCAGATAGATGGTTCTGAGCTAAATTCCTCTCTAGGCTTGGTTTTGTTACCTATAAAATGCCTAAATTCCTCTCTGGGCTTGGTTTTGTCAACTATAAAATGAAGGCATTTACTGGGTGACAGCTAAGGTCCTCTTTAGCCAGCCAAGTCCATACTCGAGCCTGccttttataaatgaaatcagtgaaagtgagaaagtgaagtcgctcagtcgtgtctgactctttgtgaccccatggactgtagcctcccaggctcctctgtccatggaatcttccaggcaagagtactggagtgggttgccatttccttctccaggggatcttcccaacccaaggatcgaacccgggtctcccgcattggaggcagatgctttaccatctgagccaccagggaagcccagtaatgtAGTGGTATTAACAGAGATCACTTTTAAATGAATAATCTGTTAACATGAATAatcatgattatatatttttccatctctaaACTGGGATGATAAACTTTGCAGAAACTATCTCACAGGGAGATGAGGCTATTAGATGATACATGTGAAAATACTTTGCAAACTGCAAATATCTATTCAAATGCTACATGAtctgtaattctcacaataaaaaAGGCCTCTGTCCACTTTGCTGGGAGCTCCTATGTCTCTTCACCTCACTGCATCTtagcacctgttttttttttttttttgtcttttttgccttttgttgGTAACTGTTTTTTCTGCCTCTGCTAGAGTGAGTTGCTTAGAGGCTCCAGGAGGAATTTGGGTAGTTGCTGCCTGACTGAATGAGTAAAGGGGAGAATGAGGACTCGGATCACAGTTAGTTCTTCCTGTGACATTGGCTAGGAAGTCAGTTCCGGTTACCTTCTTCCTGTGGCACGTGCAGGGAAAGAGGTCATCCTCGGTCTCTGGTTCTACCCTCATCATGCCCTCTCGGATCTGGGGCTCACTCACTTGTAAACTGGCATATTCCTGTATAGGCAACAATACAAAGGCATGTTTTATTTAGCACTTAAGATGCTGAAGCAggagctccaatactctggccacctgatgcaaaaagctgactcattgcaaaagaccctgattactgggaaagattgagggcaggagggaaagggggtgacagagaatgagatggttggatggcaccactgactcaatggacgtgagtatgagcaaactctgggagacagtgaaggacagggaagcctggcatgctgcgttcacggggtcgcaaagagtcagacacgattcagtgactgaacaacaacataaggtGCACTTACCAAATGAGATACACTGGAGTGTGCTAGAACTCGGTCCATTTAATTCAAGTGTGTCAAGTTATGAAATACAAGGCCCTCCTTAAAACCCCACGACAAGAGCTTCTGAGAGGTGACTGTCCCCACTCCTAAGTCTACCCTTCATTTATATGACTCTTTTATggtatttcttttcatcttctgcCACGTAGTGAAAATGCCTGTGTTCCCATCTTCCCTAAATTGAGAATCTGAGGACAGACTATTTCTGCCTGACCCACCACAGCTGGTACAGCTTCAGTCACGTCTTCAttcatcatgggcttccctgtcctaagTTCTGGGCGAGGAGCTTATGCTCTAGTACATgtgagttgaatgaatgaactcgAATAACCTGTGGCTCTTTAGGAATTCAGATTAGCAAATGCCCCCAGTTCTTTCTTTAGTTTACATACTTCATCACTCTTTAGGAAAGGTTACAAAGCGGGAGCGGAACAGCAATGACCAACTTTGTTCTGTAGCAGAGCCTGAGACACTGGGCTCAATATCTAGAATTCTGCAACTCTGAGATTAAAACAATCTGACTTAGATCTAGAATTATTTATTAGCAAATTACATGCTTAcgactgcattttttaaaaaagaacctttCAAATTGTTAGATAGGCTTTGACTACAATCCCTAAATGGGTAGGTCCATAAAGGCAaattgcaagaaaagttatggcccAATGGGGTCAGCACAACAGGTCCAAACATACCTTGCACTGTatagaaaaagaaacagcaacaaaatagcAGTTTTGTACAAAGAACAAATAAGAATCCATGCCCAGTAACTTTGTAGGCTCAGAGGCCAATTGTCTAACCACATGCCACACAGTTCTAACATTAACAACTTTCCCTTAAGGTTGTAGCATTCTCCATTAGCTATTCTTCAGCATCCttcattttcactataatttaatatttatcccTGACTTTCACTTACAGAGGTATATATGTATCTCCTTAATGAAAATACTTTTAGAAATTGTTCAGTGAAACATTACTTGCTACTAACATGAACAAttacaaatatttctattttcttagaaaatactGACctggaaaagtttaaaataataacagaataTGTCATCACCCATGAGATTATTTCTTGCAAATTCTTGTCCTGTTTTGGCTATCTTCTTTGCCTATGGGAGCAAGAATAATATCCTTTAATGAAACATATTTTTCTCCATGCAGACATATGCTAAGTGATCTTCCAAGTACATTTTGGTGGGAAAATAGTGGCTACAGTATCTTTGAAGTCTTGTGTGTAAAGGGAACATTAGAGGATGTGTGTTCAAATCAAAGTGAGGTTTTAAGACTTGATAAAAGTTTAAGAAGTCATATTGGGCCTTCTAGAATGGGCCTCTCCGGGACAGAAAAGGGAGACAAAATGAAGTAACAATGACTTTGCAAAGTCAATGCAAGATGAAGCTTAATGCACTGCCTGAATAATTTTTAGCAGACAATTCGTTTGAAGCTTCTCTCATGCAATCCTTCGTTTTAATCCGTGGCACAGTTAGTTCTTCCCCTGCCAGGCTGACCATCTTTATCTGCATGTTGCTAGTGGAGGGGAGGCAGTGCTTGGAGCTCAGATCTAACTGAGTGAGACAGCAAAATCAAGGCCAAGGGTTAGGTTTTCGTGTCATGTGCAGAGTGGGCAGTTAATCCAAGCCACTGTGCCTGGCTTTACCCTGAAGGGATCTGTGCTATGCATGGGGCAGTGGCTTCCCATTTATAGGAAATGGTCTCCATGTAAGCATCTTGAATGCTTTCCAGGCACAAGACATGGAAATGACCCCATGATACCTGGGGGTACAAAGTGACTGACCTTACCTCTTCATCGTGATCTTTTGCCCACTGAAGTTTCTCTAGGAGATCACTCAGGTTGCTTTTAACTGGAATGTAGTGTTTCCAGGGCTGCAGTTCGTTATAAAAGTGTTCATAGTAGATGGAGTCCTGCTTCAGCACCACACTGTCACCAACCAGCAGATACGGCAGGCGGTAGGCTGCCACGGTGCCATCCACGTTGATCTGGTATTTATGCTGCAAACCGCAGGACAGCAGAAGAACCTCCATTAAGCTCCCTTTTTCCCACTCTTCTTTATTCTCCTCCTCTTTCCACACATCAAACCTCACCATCCTCAGATATAAACTGGCTAGATTTTGTCCTTGGCCCCTGCCACTTAGTAAGTGCTAttaattatttatatgtatacataacacACTGACCTAGATGTAGGGCCTATTTTGATGTTCCCCCAAATTTCAAGAAGGGAGCCCAAGTCTAACGCTGGAGCaaccaataaaattataaaactgttgTCCAAAGCCTACCAGTGAAGGAAATTAGATTTATTACgactacttcccaggtggcagtagtggtaaagaatccagctgctaatgcaggaggtgtTAAGAggcgtggattcgatccctgggttggggagttctcctggaggaggaaatggtaacccactccagtattcttgcctggagaatccccatagatagaggagcctggtgggctacagtccacagggtcacagagtgggacacaattgaagtgacatAGACGCATGTGACTGCTTTATCGATGGCATGATAGTACCTACTGATGGCACATTCTAAACTGTGTTAACCATACCTTTGAAACATCCAGTGGCCACACCCAGCTCTTAAAGAAATTAACAAGCTCTGGGGCAAGAACATCTATGAATCAAAATATTTCTAGCACGGCAgaggtcaataaatatttatctgtttatttaaccgggtcttagttgaggcacatgtGATTTTCATGCAGGCTGtctagttggggcacatgggcttagctgctccatagcATATGGgatcccagagcagggattgaaactgcatccccTACGTTGCAAGGCAGActcgtaaccactggactaccagggatgtCCTAGTCAATAGTTTTAAGCTGCAACAAATTCAACAGGTAcaacagaaagaaagcaaaggtcTGACAGGACACTCTCGGAGAAGGGATGGCTGGTATCAGCTCTCTTTGGTTGTAACCATTTCTTTCCAAAATTTCTGTGACATGCATATGGAAGAAAAACTGATTATTCAGCTTATGGCCATCTTTAAGTCTTCTTGTGCTCTGTGcagtaagtcgcttcagtcacatctgactcttgcgaccctgtggactgtagcccaccaggctcctctgtacagaGCTCATCAATCACTGACCTTCCCACCTGCAGGAGATGGCTGACTACCCTTCACCACATGGGGCTTCAAAACCCCTTGGGGGTCTAGAGATCAGGGTGGTATACCTCACTGCTTGAGAAAGGAGAGTTGTCAGAAAAAGGATCAACCCTGGGAAAACAGGAACAGCCCACATTCTAGACACAGAGAGAGTGTAGAATCCCCAGTTTTTTAGCAGAACAGCTGGTTGGATTCCAAGTCATTTCCCTACCAGAAGGGAAGAGACACCTGCTTTATATTCCTTCTTTAGTCTATTGTGATTCTATGGCTCAGgggagaaatatttataaaatcactaacatgtattttttaataaaaaaagggTTTGGGGTGAAAATGTGCTTCTCTTGAAGGTCAGTTGGAGAAAAAATTACCTAGATCCCAAACTCCCTTGGTGCATATTTCATGTCAGGTCTAGATACtgagtcaggacttccctggtggcttagagggtgaagaatctgcctgcattgtgggagacccacatttgatccctgggtcaggaagatctcctggagaagggaatggcaacccattccagtattcttgcctggagaatcccaaggacagaggagcctgcaggctacagtccatgagatcagagagagttggacaggactgagcgactaacactttcacttttctaggtACTGAGTACAATCCAGGTTGCCTGCTAGGGGCTGGTTAGTCCCTGGCGCCCCATGCCTGgatgtttctaaaattttgtgctcacctctcatcttctgttggagaaggaaatggcaacccactccagtattcctgtctggagaattccataaacagaggagcctggtgggctccagtgcatggggttgcaaagagtcggacatgactgagcaacgattatcactcactcactcactcactcatctcCTGTAATTTAATTTCCCACCCATCAAATGcaggtgggacttcccaggtggcactagtggtgaagaacctgcctgccaaagcaggagacagaaaagacacgggtttgatccctgggtcgggaagatcccctggagaaggaaatggcaacccattccagtattcttgcctggagaattcctgtggacagaggagcctgatgggttacagtccatagggtcacgaagagtccgacacgactgaagtgacctagcacgcaAATGCAGGTATTTGGAAAATCACAAAGCATTGGCTCTGGATGATGTCATACCTTGAAGAAATCGAAAAATGAAATGTGTTTCACGATGGGACCATACAGGCTTTCGTCGTGTTTAAAGAAGAAGAAGTTGGTGAAAGCAGCGTCTATGAGCTCCGGGTGCTTCCTGCTCAGCTTAACCAGCTCTAGTCTCTCTTTGCGGCTGTCTCGCCCTCTCCAGACAGCGGTAGAGTTTTTGCTTTCCCAGGGAGGACCTGTGTTGGCCTGCACGGACATCATATCCAGACTGACTCTGGAAGACAGACAGTGCAACAGATGTTTCCCCCAACCATCGCCTCGCAAGGGGTGTTGGGAAAAAACTCATCAAGGAAAGAAAACCAAGGCTCTGGGTCATCTGCGACCCATCTCTCACCGGCCCATGGTTTCCAGGACAGAGTCTGTCAAGTCGTAGGTGGGCATCACAATATCCCTGGAGTCCGTGGAGCCACACCAGGAAAAGATCGGATGGATGTGGGgactggatttctttttttccaaaggcCAGTCTCCCAAATTAACAAAAAACTCCACATCAGGCATCTTCACCTAGGACAAGGAAGCCAAAGTGTTAAAATGATGGTATTGTTTTTCATATCAGCCATTTCACTATCACTGTCTAAACTCCACTgctgttgttactgtttagtcgctcagtcctgtctgactctttagcgaccccatggactatagtccgccaggctcctctgtccatggaattctccatggcaagaatattggcgtgggttgtcatttccttctccgcgggatcttcccaacccagggattgaacccaggtctcctgcactgcaggcagattctttaccactgtgccggcTGGGAAGACTATGAGGTAAAACCTGGATTTAAATCGTCCATTatacacaagaaaaaagaaatacttacTTTTCTAGTCAAAGAAAGTAGTATGGCATCCATGAAAATTCTAAAACCTACATGTTCACCGTGAGTCTTGATATAAACCTGGAAGACAATTCCATGTTTATTCCGTTAGTCTAAAAGTACACTGGCTTCACTGAGATCAAGCTTATCACAATGATCGGCAGaatgatttttaataaaactatGTAGCTAGTTGTAGCCAcatggccaaaacaaaaatacatcacCAAGACAAACAAGCAACTGCACCTTGTTATCCTTCAAGGTATAATGACACAAGCTCTGTCTTTGTCCAAATCTTTTTGGGATTTCCGTTGCAATCTTTTCCGGGTCAACGGTAGGGAAATGCACCAGATCTCTGTGAATCTGAGCAAAGGTTTCTGGGCAGTTCATCTCTCGCAGCCAGGCTGCACTGTCTTCCAAGGGACAGTCACAGCTCTCATGGTACACCGGCCCTGATGACACACGGAGCAAAGGGTACAGGCACAATCTCACTCAGCGTGTGAAACGGGTAACAGATATTTGTAGCATGACTTCAGATCCTGCCTAGTCAGATGGGGAGGGCAATTTGATGGAAaacctattttaaaaagagaaaccttTCTATTACACTGGGGAATAGCGAGTACATCTGTTCTGCCAGCTCTTTATGGTTGGGTCTTAAGATATTTTCACAGTAAAGTCCACTTGGCATGACTTCAAAAGAAAGCTAATGGTACTACATTTTTCTCTAAGTGGCTTCCATAGTCCCTCCATTACTCTTTTTCCCCACAtggcatgtagggtcttagttgcccaaccagggatggaacccatgtgagtctcaaccactggacggccagggaagtccccatagttcattattctttttttttaaattaatttttattggagtatagttgctttacaatgttgtgttagtttctgttgtaccgCAAAGCATTACTCTTTATGTTTTGTGTACTTAAGAATAACCAAACATTGGTAAAAGGATATCAGAGGCATATCCCTGTTTTAATGAAAGACAAAAGTGATAAGGAATTAATATTTTGATGGTCTGTTATACAAGCAAGTCCTTAAAATGTCTAAGATATTTTCTCAATGGGTAAATCATCCTAAGGATCAATACaagtgggaattccctgatggtccagtggttaggattctgtgcttctgatgctgaggcctgggtttgatccctggtggggaaactaagatacTGCAAGCCTTGAGGcgaggccaaaaaaaacaaaacaaaacaatacaagTAAATAAAGCACCCCTACTATGgttagtagtttttaaaaaaatatataaagaagcaaagtaatcctcaaaacacCCATTTCACTAATACTATAATGAATTAATTACGTGTCTAGAAATAATACTAATATAACATAGAATCTGAATTGAgatttcattgtcatttatttctataattctCAGATTGTCACCTGACCCAGGCAGTAGGAGACAATGGGACATCTTTTTAAGGTTTAGCAGGTTATATGGTACCGTGTGGTCCTAGTGGAGTGAGGGGAAGGAACCTAGACACTTTCTACAAAAATGTTTGCCTTTCTTGGAGCAGTGGGTCAAGAAAGATTTGTGTGTCTGTATTCTCCTTGCTTCTCTAATATTTTAGGATATATGTCTGCTGATATGGAATGATATGGCTTTAGGGAAGAAAGCTGTACTCTTATCCTATATAAGAAAACATCAGAGAATTTCTCTggaaaaatagcattgaaacaaagCCAAAAAACTACAGTCAACTTTCACTGTCTCTGCCAAGCCCTTTCTTCCTGAAGTGATTGACCGAATTTCAGTGACACTCATCAGTTACTTAAGTCATATGTCCCTAACTAAGAAAGTGCCAtctatgactatatatatatatatatatatatgtatcttgaTTGTTCTTGCTAATGTTGCATCTTCCAGAAGCAAATTCTCTATTACTAGAACTTAATACTATTAAGTTCATATTAAAGAACATATTAAGTTCTTTCCTCTTTAGTGAATTACAATTTCCATTCAAATCGTGCATTTCTTTCTTCTACCAGGATTCTCAACTTAGCTTTcaacttcagtccatagggtcactaagagtctgacctgatttagcaactgaaaaacagtaacaaaatttcttttcttccagtgaAAAAATATCAGGCTAACCTGCTTTTACTGACTGAATGACAGGTAATATTGTATTCAAACACTGTTGTTTTGAAATTATATTCCacattaccttttaaaatatatggagATTTGGCCACATGTTGACCTTGGAATTTGACT contains the following coding sequences:
- the POGLUT2 gene encoding protein O-glucosyltransferase 2, which gives rise to MFSILLLYCFFLATVPALAESGGERRLSPEKSEVWGPGLKAAVVLPARYFYIQAVDTSGKKFTSSPGEKVFQIKISAPDEQFTRVGVQVLDRKDGSYIVRYRMYASYKNLKIEVKFQGQHVAKSPYILKGPVYHESCDCPLEDSAAWLREMNCPETFAQIHRDLVHFPTVDPEKIATEIPKRFGQRQSLCHYTLKDNKVYIKTHGEHVGFRIFMDAILLSLTRKVKMPDVEFFVNLGDWPLEKKKSSPHIHPIFSWCGSTDSRDIVMPTYDLTDSVLETMGRVSLDMMSVQANTGPPWESKNSTAVWRGRDSRKERLELVKLSRKHPELIDAAFTNFFFFKHDESLYGPIVKHISFFDFFKHKYQINVDGTVAAYRLPYLLVGDSVVLKQDSIYYEHFYNELQPWKHYIPVKSNLSDLLEKLQWAKDHDEEAKKIAKTGQEFARNNLMGDDIFCYYFKLFQEYASLQVSEPQIREGMMRVEPETEDDLFPCTCHRKKTKDEL